Proteins from a single region of Primulina tabacum isolate GXHZ01 chromosome 5, ASM2559414v2, whole genome shotgun sequence:
- the LOC142545212 gene encoding chorismate mutase 2-like isoform X2 yields the protein MAQSARIDELLNLDYLRKSLVRQEDTIIFYLIERAKYPRNLALYEEKCVPESSDSLFDFFLKESEALQAKAGRYTSPEENAFFPDKLPAPLLQSLNSSTQILHPAGASINVNDKISHFYLKKLLPLITSEGDDGNYAATAVSDLDCLQALSRRIHLGKFVAEVKFRDAPADYTPAVHAKNREALMELLTFPSVEKAIKKRVAKKAMIFGQDVDLQENDTNGKYKVNPSVVSQLYEEWVMPLTKFVEVEYLLRHLE from the exons ATGGCGCAAAGCGCCAGAATTGATGAGCTGTtgaatcttgattatttgagAAAGAGCTTGGTTCGCCAAGAAGACACCATTATCTTCTATCTGATTGAGAGAGCGAAATATCCCAGAAATCTGGCCTTGTACGAGGAAAAGTGTGTTCCCGAGTCATCGGATTCTTTGTTTGATTTCTTTCTCAAAGAATCCGAAGCTCTTCAGGCCAAG GCTGGTCGTTACACATCTCCAGAAGAGAACGCCTTTTTCCCAGATAAGTTACCAGCTCCTTTGCTGCAAAGCCTCAACTCTTCTACGCAG ATCTTGCATCCTGCAGGAGCTTCCATTAACGTAAATGACAAAATCTCACATTTTTACCTCAAAAAATTGCTTCCTTTGATTactagtgagggagatgatgggaACTATGCCGCCACTGCAGTCAGTGATTTAGATTGTTTGCAG GCActttcaagaaggattcactTGGGAAAGTTTGTAGCTGAGGTTAAATTCAGAGATGCCCCCGCAGACTATACTCCAGCTGTACATGCTAAG AACAGAGAAGCTTTAATGGAGTTATTAACTTTTCCAAGTGTGGAAAAGGCGATAAAGAAAAGGGTGGCAAAAAAAGCAATGATATTCGGTCAAGATGTGGATCTCCAAGAAAACGACACTAATGGCAAGTACAAGGTTAACCCCTCTGTTGTTTCTCAGTTATATGAAGAATGGGTGATGCCATTAACAAAATTTGTTGAAGTTGAATACCTTCTTCGTCATCTCGAGTAA
- the LOC142545211 gene encoding F-box only protein 13-like → MEIGEDLVLREKQKRKFLEICEDSRSLLQELNQDLLERVLSWLPTSTFLRLTSVCKKWKSVADSATFRVACSQVPFRDPWFFMVDSNPHLSQYPVVFDSAEKKWKKLNPLPLFHPKKNQETCNNSIPVAASGGLICFHSTNGDFAVSNPVTGSTRLLPALNSISQQPILSISMAANSERFKLVLILDQLPNLSFKMYNSYTDLWEEEISLNQKINNSVEAEKNDDRSQYFLTSGNVVSADMQRSPFRQYSAALTVENGDEILYFLSSSGTVVSCNLTHKLFFEYPRLLPVFSEFSIDIVECGGQMYVVLLSEFFESASLRVWEWDENMHAWQQIAAMPPASSHKFYGKKMDINCSGAGDEMLVCLYSAEVCSYVMCNLVRNEWVELPHYHTEDDKAREFVCAFSFEPRIEADI, encoded by the coding sequence ATGGAGATTGGGGAGGATCTTGTTCTGAGAGAAAAACAGAAGAGAAAGTTTCTTGAAATCTGCGAGGATTCAAGATCTTTACTTCAAGAACTCAATCAAGATCTTCTTGAAAGAGTTCTTTCATGGCTGCCTACATCTACTTTTTTACGCCTGACTTCAGTGTGCAAGAAATGGAAATCAGTGGCGGATTCTGCCACTTTCAGGGTCGCTTGTTCTCAAGTTCCTTTTCGTGATCCATGGTTTTTCATGGTGGATTCTAATCCCCACCTTAGCCAGTATCCAGTAGTATTCGATTCCGCcgaaaaaaaatggaaaaaattgAATCCCTTGCCCCTGTTCCACCCGAAAAAGAATCAAGAAACTTGTAACAATTCCATACCCGTTGCCGCATCAGGTGGGTTGATTTGTTTCCACTCCACAAATGGTGATTTTGCTGTCAGCAACCCTGTCACCGGATCAACCCGCCTCCTCCCGGCGCTAAATTCAATTTCTCAGCAACCAATTCTTTCCATTTCGATGGCGGCGAATTCCGAAAGATTCAAGCTTGTTTTAATCTTGGACCAACTCCCGAATCTCTCGTTCAAGATGTACAACTCTTATACTGATCTATGGGAAGAGGAAATTTCTCTCAACCAAAAGATCAACAACTCTGTTGAAGCAGAAAAAAACGATGATCGTTCGCAGTATTTCTTGACCAGTGGTAACGTCGTGTCCGCAGATATGCAGAGGAGCCCATTTAGGCAGTACTCAGCGGCACTCACAGTTGAAAATGGAGACGAAATTTTGTATTTCCTTAGCTCCTCCGGCACGGTGGTGTCCTGCAACCTTACCCACAAGTTATTCTTCGAGTACCCGAGGCTACTGCCTgttttttcagaattttcaattGATATCGTTGAGTGTGGGGGGCAGATGTACGTTGTTTTGCTTTCGGAATTCTTTGAAAGCGCCAGTCTTCGGGTATGGGAATGGGATGAAAATATGCATGCTTGGCAGCAGATTGCAGCAATGCCACCAGCAAGTTCGCATAAGTTTTATGGCAAGAAAATGGATATAAATTGCAGTGGAGCTGGTGATGAGATGTTAGTGTGTTTGTATTCTGCAGAAGTATGTAGTTATGTTATGTGCAATTTGGTCAGAAACGAATGGGTTGAATTGCCACACTACCACACAGAAGATGATAAAGCCAGAGAGTTTGTTTGTGCTTTCTCTTTTGAGCCTAGGATAGAAGCTGACATCTGA
- the LOC142545219 gene encoding protein POLAR LOCALIZATION DURING ASYMMETRIC DIVISION AND REDISTRIBUTION-like, with translation MEYCPKMMDDGTVVADMDRRCRKRRVRSCRSFASCISPRLILSRWLNGRNSRGDKNEMGKNWEMPKIGGNFGVNRRRVNGSMDFGWSPPSFAPKSSEEIEKEASFNLGVGFGLMFLIAASRNELNKMVNLQRQMQILFQSFRTEFQNNQEKEHCSDSMMAPSFPNPNDIQEISYVEKTVCSQYLSFHNFESPEVNISSGQNIRENSRGLDQIEDELEAELDRMQLQIDTEIPSKYSKHQHSERNVEDSAPEMSLTSSFEDIGKQPYQLMMCNQDQFCGIDPFELERRLHQVLEARQQEEITELSHQLELKEAELSWWKDTVRLISQHAEEPVYGTESEH, from the exons ATGGAAT ATTGTCCCAAAATGATGGATGATGGCACAGTCGTGGCGGACATGGATCGGCGATGCAGAAAGAGAAGAGTTCGGAGTTGCCGGAGCTTCGCTTCTTGTATTTCACCTCGATTGATTTTGTCTCGATGGTTGAATGGAAGAAATTCCAGGGGTGATAAAAATGAAATGGGGAAAAATTGGGAAATGCCGAAGATCGGGGGAAATTTTGGCGTTAACAGGAGGCGGGTGAATGGTTCGATGGATTTTGGATGGTCACCTCCTTCTTTTGCACCCAAAAGTTCAG AAGAAATTGAGAAAGAGGCCTCTTTCAATCTTGGAGTTGGATTTGGTCTTATGTTTCTGATTGCTGCTAGTAGAAATGAGCTGAACAAAATGGTGAATTTGCAGAGACAAATGCAGATTTTGTTTCAAAGTTTCAGAACTGAATTTCAAAATAATCAAGAAAAGGAGCATTGCTCTGATTCTATGATGGCTCCATCTTTCCCTAACCCTAATGATATCCAGGAAAtatcatatgttgaaaaaacCGTTTGTAGCCAGTACTTATCTTTCCACAATTTTGAAAGCCCCGAAGTAAATATCAGCAGTGGTCAAAATATACGAGAAAATAGTAGAGGACTGGATCAAATTGAAGATGAACTTGAGGCTGAATTAGATCGTATGCAACTCCAGATCGACACAGAAATCCCTTCAAAATACTCAAAGCATCAGCATTCAGAG AGAAATGTAGAGGATAGTGCACCTGAAATGAGCCTCACCTCAAGCTTTGAAGACATTGGGAAGCAGCCTTATCAATTGATGATGTGCAATCAAGATCAATTCTGCGGCAttgatccattcgaacttgagAGAAGATTGCATCAAGTGTTGGAAGCAAGGCAACAAGAAGAGATAACTGAGCTTAGTCACCAGCTTGAGCTTAAAGAAGCTGAGCTTTCTTGGTGGAAGGACACCGTGAGGCTCATTTCTCAGCATGCAGAAGAGCCTGTCTATGGGACTGAATCAGAACATTGA
- the LOC142545212 gene encoding chorismate mutase 2-like isoform X1: MFRIFNSAVLTFILISVVCKMAQSARIDELLNLDYLRKSLVRQEDTIIFYLIERAKYPRNLALYEEKCVPESSDSLFDFFLKESEALQAKAGRYTSPEENAFFPDKLPAPLLQSLNSSTQILHPAGASINVNDKISHFYLKKLLPLITSEGDDGNYAATAVSDLDCLQALSRRIHLGKFVAEVKFRDAPADYTPAVHAKNREALMELLTFPSVEKAIKKRVAKKAMIFGQDVDLQENDTNGKYKVNPSVVSQLYEEWVMPLTKFVEVEYLLRHLE, encoded by the exons ATGTTTCGGATCTTCAATAGCGCAGTATTAACTTTCATATTGATTTCTGTAGTCTGTAAAATGGCGCAAAGCGCCAGAATTGATGAGCTGTtgaatcttgattatttgagAAAGAGCTTGGTTCGCCAAGAAGACACCATTATCTTCTATCTGATTGAGAGAGCGAAATATCCCAGAAATCTGGCCTTGTACGAGGAAAAGTGTGTTCCCGAGTCATCGGATTCTTTGTTTGATTTCTTTCTCAAAGAATCCGAAGCTCTTCAGGCCAAG GCTGGTCGTTACACATCTCCAGAAGAGAACGCCTTTTTCCCAGATAAGTTACCAGCTCCTTTGCTGCAAAGCCTCAACTCTTCTACGCAG ATCTTGCATCCTGCAGGAGCTTCCATTAACGTAAATGACAAAATCTCACATTTTTACCTCAAAAAATTGCTTCCTTTGATTactagtgagggagatgatgggaACTATGCCGCCACTGCAGTCAGTGATTTAGATTGTTTGCAG GCActttcaagaaggattcactTGGGAAAGTTTGTAGCTGAGGTTAAATTCAGAGATGCCCCCGCAGACTATACTCCAGCTGTACATGCTAAG AACAGAGAAGCTTTAATGGAGTTATTAACTTTTCCAAGTGTGGAAAAGGCGATAAAGAAAAGGGTGGCAAAAAAAGCAATGATATTCGGTCAAGATGTGGATCTCCAAGAAAACGACACTAATGGCAAGTACAAGGTTAACCCCTCTGTTGTTTCTCAGTTATATGAAGAATGGGTGATGCCATTAACAAAATTTGTTGAAGTTGAATACCTTCTTCGTCATCTCGAGTAA